TGGAGCAGAACGCGCTCGTCGCGCTGCTCGACCGCGTCGAGTCGCTCGGGATGACCGCGCTGGTGGAGATCCACAACGCCGAGGAGGCCGACAAGGCCCTCGAGGCGGGTGCCAAGGTCATCGGCGTCAACGCGCGCAACCTGCACACCCTCGAGGTGGACCGCGACGTCTTTTCGCGGCTGGCCCCCGGCCTGCCGATGGACGTCTACAAGGTCGCCGAGTCGGGTGTCCGCGGGCCGGGCGACCTGATGTCCTACGCCGGCCACGGCGCCGACGCGGTGCTGGTGGGCGAAGGTCTCGTCGCTTCCGGTGACCCGAAGGGCGCCCTGGTCAAGCTGGTCACCGCCGGTTCCCACCCCGCCTGCCCGAGGCCGTCGCGGTGACGGAGAAGCACGACAAGCACGACCCGGACGAGCGCGGCTACTACGGCCCGTACGGCGGGCGGTTCATGCCGGAGGCGCTGATCGGCGTCGTCGACGAGGTCGCGACCGAGTACGAGAAGGCCCGGCACGACCCGGGGTTCCTGAACGAGTTCAACCGCCTGCTGAAGGACTACGCCGGCCGCCCGTCGCTGCTCACGGAGGCCAAGCGCTTCGGCGAGCACGCCGGCGGCGCCCGGGTGTTCCTCAAGCGGGAGGACCTCAACCACACCGGCTCGCACAAGATCAACAACGTGCTGGGCCAGGCGCTGCTCACCAAGCGGATGGGCAAGAAGCGGGTCATCGCCGAGACCGGCGCGGGCCAGCACGGCGTCGCGACGGCCACCGCGTGCGCGCTGCTCGACCTCGACTGCGTCGTCTACATGGGCGAGGTCGACACCGAGCGCCAGGCGCTGAACGTGGCCCGCATGCGGCTGCTCGGCGCCGAGGTGATCCCGGTCAAGACCGGTTCGCGGACGCTGAAGGACGCGATCAACGAGGCGCTGCGCGACTGGGTCACCAACGCCGACACCACGCACTACCTGTTCGGCACGGCGGCCGGCCCGGCGCCGTTCCCGGCGATGGTCCGCAACTTCCACCACGTCATCGGCACCGAGGCCCGCGAGCAGATCCTCGAGCAGGCCGGCCGCCTGCCCGACGTCGTCGCCGCGTGCGTCGGCGGCGGGTCGAACGCGATCGGCATCTTCTCCGGCTTCTACGACGACCCGTCGGTGCGGCTGGTCGGCCTGGAGCCGGGCGGCGAGGGCATCGAGGGCAACCGCCACGGCGCGACGCTCACGAAGGGCTCGCCGGGCAACCTGCACGGCGCGATGACGTACCTGCTGCAGGACGAGGACGGCCAGACGGTCGAGTCGCACTCGATCTCGGCCGGGCTGGACTACCCGGGCGTCGGCCCGGAGCACGCGTGGCTGAAGGACACCGGCCGCGCCGAGTACCGCCCGATCACCGACGCCCAGGCGATGGACGCGTTCAAGCTCCTGTCCCGCACCGAGGGCATCATCCCGGCGATCGAGTCGGCGCACGCGCTGGCCGGCGCGCTGGACCTGGGCCGCGAGCTGGGCCCCGAGGGCCTGATCGTGGTGAACCTGTCCGGGCGCGGCGACAAGGACATGGACACGGCGGCGAAGTGGTTCGGACTGGTGAACGAATGAGCGGCCTCGACGACCTCTTCGCCACGACGCGCGCGGAAGGCCGCGGGGCCCTGATCGGGTACCTCCCGGCGGGCTTCCCGACGGTCGAGGGCTCGAAGGACCTCATCGCGGCCACGATCGACGGCGGTGCCGACCTGATCGAGGTCGGCGTCCCGTACTCGGACCCGGTGATGGACGGCCCGACCATCCAGGCCGCGTCGGTGACCGCACTGGACAACGGCTTCCGCCTCAAGCACGTGTTCGAGGTCGTCGAGTCGATCTCGGCGCGCGGCGGCCGCGCGGTCGTCATGACGTACTGGAACCCGGTGCACCGCTACGGCGTCGACCGCTTCTCGCGGGACCTCGCCGCGGCGGGCGGGCTCGGCCTGATCACGCCGGACCTGATCCCGGACGAGGCCGGCGAGTGGATGACCGCGTCGGAGGCCCACGGCCTCGACCGGACGTTCCTGGTGGCGCCGTCGTCGTCGGAGGAGCGGCTCGCGAAGACGGCCGCCGCCTCCTCGGGGTTCATCTACGCGACCGCGGTGATGGGCGTGACCGGTGCTCGTGACCAGGTCGGCGCGGGTGCGGAGACGCTGGTCCGCCGCACGCGGGCGCACACGTCGCTCCCGATCGGCATCGGCCTCGGCGTGCGTTCGGGCGACCAGGCCGCCGAGGTGGCGTCGTTCGCGGACGCGGTGATCGTGGGCTCGGCCCTGGTCACGGCGGCGGCCGAGGGCCCCGCGGGGGTTCGCCGGCTGTCGGAGGAGCTGGCCGACGGCGTGCGCCGGGCGGTCGCCACCGCTTGACCCGGAGTGCACTCCAGGTGTCACTCTGGGTCGGTGACGTCCTACACCCCGGCCCAGGTGACCGAAAAGACCGGTTTCACGATCGACACCCTGCGCTACTACGAGCGCATCGGCCTGCTCCACCACGTCGGCCGCACGGCCGGCGGGAGGCGGGTGTTCACCGAGCAGGACGTGGCGTTCCTGCAGCTGCTGCGCTGCCTCCGCTACACGGGCATGCCGGTGGCGGAGATGCTGCGGTTCGTGGAGCTCCTGCGTTCCGGTGAGGCGACGCGCGAAGAGCGGGTCGACGTCCTGCGCGAGCACGAGCAGCGGGTGGCGGCGCAGATCGAGCGGCTGCGGGAGCACCAGGACCACATCCGCTTCAAGATCCAGCTGTACAGCGGCGCGGAGGAGCTGGCCTCGGCGGGCTGACGGCCGGACCTTCGGGCCTTTGTACGAAAGCTGTACGCCGCCACGGGAGAGTCCGCGGCATGGACCTCGCACACCTTCCGCGGCGCAGCTTCCTCCGCGGCGCCGCCGGCCTGGCCGTCGCGGGCGCCGCCGGGCTCCTGATCCCCAGCGCCGCGCGAGCCGCCACCGAACCGCGGATCTACAGCTGTGCCGAGTGGGGTGCCCGGCCGCCCGCCGACGCCCTCACCACTCTCGACCACCCCGCGAACCGCGTCCTCATCCACCACATCGCCTGCCCCAACAGCACCGACTACTCTCTCGCGCACGCCTTCCAGGTCGCCCGCGACGACCAGCACGAC
This genomic window from Amycolatopsis mongoliensis contains:
- the trpB gene encoding tryptophan synthase subunit beta translates to MTEKHDKHDPDERGYYGPYGGRFMPEALIGVVDEVATEYEKARHDPGFLNEFNRLLKDYAGRPSLLTEAKRFGEHAGGARVFLKREDLNHTGSHKINNVLGQALLTKRMGKKRVIAETGAGQHGVATATACALLDLDCVVYMGEVDTERQALNVARMRLLGAEVIPVKTGSRTLKDAINEALRDWVTNADTTHYLFGTAAGPAPFPAMVRNFHHVIGTEAREQILEQAGRLPDVVAACVGGGSNAIGIFSGFYDDPSVRLVGLEPGGEGIEGNRHGATLTKGSPGNLHGAMTYLLQDEDGQTVESHSISAGLDYPGVGPEHAWLKDTGRAEYRPITDAQAMDAFKLLSRTEGIIPAIESAHALAGALDLGRELGPEGLIVVNLSGRGDKDMDTAAKWFGLVNE
- the trpA gene encoding tryptophan synthase subunit alpha, coding for MSGLDDLFATTRAEGRGALIGYLPAGFPTVEGSKDLIAATIDGGADLIEVGVPYSDPVMDGPTIQAASVTALDNGFRLKHVFEVVESISARGGRAVVMTYWNPVHRYGVDRFSRDLAAAGGLGLITPDLIPDEAGEWMTASEAHGLDRTFLVAPSSSEERLAKTAAASSGFIYATAVMGVTGARDQVGAGAETLVRRTRAHTSLPIGIGLGVRSGDQAAEVASFADAVIVGSALVTAAAEGPAGVRRLSEELADGVRRAVATA
- a CDS encoding MerR family transcriptional regulator, whose amino-acid sequence is MTSYTPAQVTEKTGFTIDTLRYYERIGLLHHVGRTAGGRRVFTEQDVAFLQLLRCLRYTGMPVAEMLRFVELLRSGEATREERVDVLREHEQRVAAQIERLREHQDHIRFKIQLYSGAEELASAG